AATTTTTTGTCCGCCGCGGTATGACCGTGCACAGCGATGACATCATCATTGTCAGCGGGATTCAACAAGGCATCGATCTGATCAGCCGTTTGCTGCTTAATCCCGGCGACACAGTCGTTACAGAGGAATTGACCTATCGCGGCGCGCTGCGTATTTTCCGTTCGCTTGGTGTCAATGTCATCGGTATTCCCGCCGATCGTCAAGGCATGAGAACCGACGTGCTGGAAACTATTCTTGAGCGGCAGAAAATTAAAATGATTTATACGATTCCAACGTTCCAAAATCCGACCGGAACGGTCATGCCGCTCGAACGGCGTAAACAGTTACTGGAGTTAGCGCAGCGATACCAGATTCCAATCATCGAAGATCAGTACGCCAATGAACTGAGGCTCGACGGTGAAGAAGTACTGCCGCTGGCGGCGCTGGACAAAACAGGACAAGTGATTGTGCTCGGAAGTTTTTCAAAAATTCTCTTTCACGGAATCCGCCTCGGCTGGGTCGTTGCGCCCAACAAAGGTTTTTTTAACAAATTGTGTTACGCTAAACGTATTACCGACTGGCAAAACAATTATTTAATTCAAGGCGCTATTCTTGAATTTTGCGAACGTGGTTATTTCGATAAATACCTGAAGAAAAAATTAAAAATTCTTAAAGAACGCCGTGATGCGATGTACGAAGCTTCACGAAATTATTTTCCGGAAGAAGTGTTCTATGAACGGGCGTGCGGCGGGCTTTTCGAGTGGGCGGAACTGCCTCCCGAGTTAAACGCTTATGAATTGCTTATGGAAACACGCCAACGCAGCGTGCTGTTTACGCCGAAAAGATTTTTCTCCGCTCATGCAGACGATGATAACGGTATGAGGCTCGGCTACGTTTCATACGAGCCTTCGAAAATTGCGGAAGGCATGCGGATCCTTGGTGAGTATTTGAAGCGTGCCATTGCTGTTCAGTCGAATACGGTCGTTGTAAGCGAAAACATTGCACCGGTGATTTAGTTCGAAAGGAAGAATAAATCATGAACGATTTAAAAAATCAAATCTTCGAGCTATCGGAAAAAATTAGGTACGTTGCGATTTACAAAAACGGTGAATTGATTTCGTCGAGCAAGCAAGATTTACAAAACACCAGTTCGTCCGAATCGGATAAATATGAGGAGTTGATTGTCAACCCGACGTTGCTTACACTGGCCACGCAACGTGGCAATATCGATTGCGGCGGATGCGAGTATATCGTAATTCGTTACGGCCATTTTTTTGAATACATGTCTCGAATCAAAGACGGCCATGTCAGTGTTGGGATCGAACCGGATGCGGAAGTTACTGACTTGGCTATCCGTCTTAAAAAAACGCTAACTATTCACGAGTGATGATTGGTCAAATAATTCAAATTAATGTCTCTTCCGGTGGCGTGCCCAAGAGACCGGTTGCATCGGCGTTTGTCAGCTTCGAACGGGTTGAGGGTGATGATTGGCGGTATAAAGATGTGCATGGAGGGGCGCAACAAGTCATTTTGATGATTGCTCAAGAAAATATTGATACACTTGCAAAGACAGGCTTTTCAATATTCCCAGGGGCACTGGGAGAAAATTTTACGACGACCGGCATTGATTACAAAAATATTCGTTATGGCGATGTATTCAAAGCGGGCGATACTTTGGAATTTCGCATTACCAAACGCCGTGCGCCTTGCAGGACTATTCTAGTCTATGGTGCTGCGATCGGCGAAGCTATTTTCGATAGAGCTGCGAACGAACATGATTTTCGTTCTGAAAAATGGGGCATGTCCGGTTTTTATGCCGAAATACTGAAAGAAGGATCCGTCAAAACCGGTGACGCGATTGAAAAAATTAACAGGATTACCTCTAATGAGTAAAAAGAGCTATTGGCCGACGCTGGTGATCGTCATTCTCTCCGTCATCTGGGGCTCAACGTGGATTGCCATCAAATTTGGATTGGAAGATTTGCCGCCTTTCTTGTTCGGAGGTTCACGCTTTATCATCGCGACGATTTTAGTTTGGTTGATGATGAAAGTATGGAAGATCACGTTTCCTCGCGATTGGGAGTCGTGGAAGATCATGCTGATTCTTGGTCTCGCGCAGGCGGGCGATTATGTATTTGTATTTTGGGGCGAACAGTATATCAGCGGCGGGCTGGGCGCGATTTTGTTTGCGACAATGCCTTTTTTCGTTGTGATCCTTAATTATTTCATGGCCGATGAACACGGAGTCGAGCCTGTACAAATCGTAGGTATTGCAATTAGTTTCATTGGTGTTGTTCTGATTTTTATCAAAGATATGTCACTTTCAGATAATTCTGTATGGGGTGGCATCGCGATTATTGCTGCATCGATTTGTGGGGCGTTTATCAGCGTCTACGCGAAACTTCATGCCAATAATATTCATTCGATTACGAATACATTCACGCAAATGCTCGTATCGGCTGTTGTTTTGTGTACGATGGGATTGATTTTAGAAGATGTAAATCGATTCCATTTGACAATGGATGGCGCCTTGTCCATTCTGTATCTTGGTTTGTTCGGCTCTGCGATTGCGTTTGTTTTGTACATGTGGGTTATTAAAAAAGTTTCAGTGATTGAAGCTTCTGTGATTCCATTGACGACGCCGATTGCCGCTGTAATTCTAGGTTGGGCAATGCGCGATGAAGCGATGGGAATCAATGTGATTGCCGGAGGAATTTTGATTCTTGCAGGAGTATATCTTGTTAATATTTTAAAAACTCAATTGATGTTTAGAAAAAAAACAGCTGTTTCCTCCGGACCTGCAGAGGTTGCTGACGTCGTCAATGAGGCAAAAATTTAATTTGATTACTCGTTTTGCGTATTATAAAAACGCACGTTTTTTAAAAAATTCATATATTTTATAGCAAGGAAAGGAAAACTCATGGCAGTAAATAATCAAAAACAAGCGGTCTCCGGCGGCAATGGCCAGGAGGATAACGTTTTGAAAGGAACGTATAAAGTCAAAGTCGGGTTAGCCGAAATGCTGAAAGGCGGCGTCATCATGGATGTCGTCAATGCCGAGCAGGCAAAAATAGCTGAAGATGCCGGCGCATGCGCAGTCATGGCTTTGGAACGTGTGCCCGCCGATATTCGCCGCGACGGCGGTGTCGCGCGGATGAGCGATCCGGAAATGATTCTCGGTATCATGGATGCGGTGACGATTCCGGTCATGGCGAAAGCGCGTATCGGACATTTTGTCGAAGCGCAAATTCTCGAAGCGCTCGGCGTCGATTTTATTGACGAGAGTGAAGTGTTAACGCCCGCGGACGAAACCAACCATATTTACAAACACG
The genomic region above belongs to bacterium and contains:
- a CDS encoding PLP-dependent aminotransferase family protein, with translation MFFELNKDNGIPLYIQIESRLTQLIHQGILKPLERLPATRELSDQLNVHRNTVVQAYRELEVKGFVFSEVGRGTFVNKYIKPESHRETFSSLMSSAQFSYDGLYSDNWISPEDITMTTIENIVRTCHKPKDVIAFSSVVPDKNIFPLREFQNCTYHTIQKYGVDLLEMGDTQGFRPFLEYLPKFFVRRGMTVHSDDIIIVSGIQQGIDLISRLLLNPGDTVVTEELTYRGALRIFRSLGVNVIGIPADRQGMRTDVLETILERQKIKMIYTIPTFQNPTGTVMPLERRKQLLELAQRYQIPIIEDQYANELRLDGEEVLPLAALDKTGQVIVLGSFSKILFHGIRLGWVVAPNKGFFNKLCYAKRITDWQNNYLIQGAILEFCERGYFDKYLKKKLKILKERRDAMYEASRNYFPEEVFYERACGGLFEWAELPPELNAYELLMETRQRSVLFTPKRFFSAHADDDNGMRLGYVSYEPSKIAEGMRILGEYLKRAIAVQSNTVVVSENIAPVI
- a CDS encoding EamA family transporter, whose translation is MSKKSYWPTLVIVILSVIWGSTWIAIKFGLEDLPPFLFGGSRFIIATILVWLMMKVWKITFPRDWESWKIMLILGLAQAGDYVFVFWGEQYISGGLGAILFATMPFFVVILNYFMADEHGVEPVQIVGIAISFIGVVLIFIKDMSLSDNSVWGGIAIIAASICGAFISVYAKLHANNIHSITNTFTQMLVSAVVLCTMGLILEDVNRFHLTMDGALSILYLGLFGSAIAFVLYMWVIKKVSVIEASVIPLTTPIAAVILGWAMRDEAMGINVIAGGILILAGVYLVNILKTQLMFRKKTAVSSGPAEVADVVNEAKI
- a CDS encoding MOSC domain-containing protein, with protein sequence MIGQIIQINVSSGGVPKRPVASAFVSFERVEGDDWRYKDVHGGAQQVILMIAQENIDTLAKTGFSIFPGALGENFTTTGIDYKNIRYGDVFKAGDTLEFRITKRRAPCRTILVYGAAIGEAIFDRAANEHDFRSEKWGMSGFYAEILKEGSVKTGDAIEKINRITSNE